A single region of the Streptomyces sp. NBC_00425 genome encodes:
- a CDS encoding lipoprotein has translation MTLAAVATGLVTGLVTGCTAEREGSDAATGTSAKGSAKVAKRGGSVGAAGSACELPVAFDVAEFWKAEAVDGGDSSTGDLAGLGDAFLRQGPVTLVCEIDAKPAGKIGFLRVWTGAPGKADARTVLKEFVAAEPAASGAVYRELEAGDVTGVEVAYTTTSKLLDESKQEHAFAVTTSKGPVVLHLGGMDTGEHEAMLPAYELAKSTLHTDAA, from the coding sequence ATGACGCTGGCGGCCGTGGCGACAGGTCTGGTGACGGGTCTGGTGACGGGGTGCACGGCCGAGCGGGAGGGCTCGGACGCCGCGACCGGGACGTCCGCGAAGGGGAGCGCGAAGGTCGCGAAGCGCGGGGGGTCGGTCGGGGCCGCCGGGTCCGCCTGCGAACTGCCGGTCGCCTTCGACGTCGCGGAGTTCTGGAAGGCCGAGGCCGTCGACGGCGGGGACTCGTCCACCGGCGACCTGGCCGGGCTCGGGGACGCGTTCCTGCGCCAGGGCCCGGTCACCCTGGTCTGCGAGATCGACGCGAAGCCCGCCGGCAAGATCGGGTTCCTCCGGGTGTGGACCGGCGCCCCCGGCAAGGCCGACGCGCGGACCGTGCTGAAGGAGTTCGTGGCCGCCGAGCCTGCGGCGAGCGGGGCCGTGTACCGCGAGCTCGAGGCGGGTGACGTCACCGGCGTCGAGGTCGCCTACACCACCACGAGCAAGCTCCTCGACGAGAGCAAGCAGGAGCACGCCTTCGCCGTCACCACGTCGAAGGGCCCCGTCGTCCTGCACCTCGGCGGCATGGACACCGGCGAGCACGAGGCGATGCTGCCCGCCTACGAGCTCGCCAAGAGCACCCTGCACACCGACGCCGCCTGA
- a CDS encoding DUF72 domain-containing protein encodes MGEILVGACSWTDRTLVSSGWYPAGRRDAAGRLLHYAERFPVVEVDATYYGLPRERTCRLWTERTPDGFVFDVKAFSLLTGHPTRSAAMPPGLPADSRGPRALDEVWRRFADGIRPLRDAGRLGAVLFQFPPWFRPGARAHAFLAQCAERTAGWPVCVEFRHQDWWRGEQERATADLLRTHGFAAVAVDMEQSLPTAVPPVTPVTCERLAVVRLHGRSPHWGTGSKEDRFRHEYGPGELDEWAPRIRALARRAEQVHVLFNNCCGDAAVRAAARMRARLGG; translated from the coding sequence ATGGGTGAGATTCTGGTGGGCGCCTGTTCGTGGACGGACCGGACGCTGGTGTCCAGCGGCTGGTATCCGGCCGGGCGGCGCGACGCTGCGGGCCGGCTGCTGCACTACGCCGAACGGTTCCCGGTCGTCGAGGTCGACGCGACGTACTACGGGCTGCCCCGCGAACGCACCTGCCGGCTGTGGACCGAGCGGACCCCCGACGGGTTCGTGTTCGACGTGAAGGCGTTCTCGCTGCTGACCGGCCACCCCACCCGGTCCGCCGCGATGCCGCCCGGCCTGCCGGCGGACTCCCGCGGGCCGCGGGCCCTGGACGAGGTGTGGCGCAGGTTCGCGGACGGCATCCGCCCGCTGCGGGACGCCGGCCGGCTGGGCGCGGTCCTCTTCCAGTTCCCGCCCTGGTTCCGGCCCGGCGCGCGGGCCCACGCGTTCCTCGCCCAGTGCGCGGAGCGCACCGCCGGGTGGCCGGTCTGCGTCGAGTTCCGGCACCAGGACTGGTGGCGGGGTGAGCAGGAGCGGGCGACGGCAGACCTGCTGCGGACCCACGGCTTCGCCGCCGTCGCCGTCGACATGGAGCAGTCCCTGCCGACGGCCGTCCCACCCGTCACACCGGTCACCTGCGAGCGCCTGGCGGTCGTCCGGTTGCACGGCCGTAGCCCGCACTGGGGCACCGGCAGCAAGGAGGACCGCTTCCGCCACGAGTACGGCCCCGGTGAGCTCGACGAGTGGGCGCCGAGGATCCGCGCGCTCGCCCGGCGGGCCGAACAGGTGCATGTGCTGTTCAACAACTGCTGCGGAGACGCCGCCGTCCGGGCCGCCGCGCGCATGCGCGCCCGGCTCGGCGGCTGA
- a CDS encoding SpoIIE family protein phosphatase, with protein MTGSARDERKPSGPPPALLTGTVADALRTTAGRAAGVYLRSRSSEMLRLAVLSGLPGQLFRPWWRVNVDRPFPVADVHRTGVPVVLANATEVMRRYPQFAAGLPFQFGSVHVPVVAEDQAFGVLTVLRAAAADAAEVQAEGERLSAVADALGADLLRLGADGGTVTWDDAPLCVRPPAAGPAPGRVGRLSWTPATGALAVDAQACALLGLPPGDLPGTLDALTRAVDPADAHRLPDLLRRTARGRPPPLPIQVRTAGGGLRLLDLWRATDAEAAGVGPAAEARWPAVRTGEAREHGRASAPSRRPERARAAGEAREAPESGGPAASDGGGAFASPDAPHPVAGVVLDPGPGALADGAADLLPEGVFCLDRMGFVVYANPRAGHLLGVPRELLVGRPLWEAVPWLNQPTYEEHLRGVLLSPEPAHFDVRLPAAPERPAAPRPYEGDWLRMSLYPGADLVTCKAVPADRVPHDDVPEAAGPDGPAPDAAASTAPLYRPIVLAIALTEAVTARQVSAVVMQELLPAFGGRRLAIYLLQERHLYLAWESGFPEGFLAPFEGVALDARLPGVETLTTGRPLFFDSMQQLADAYPGIELDAEEGARAFLPLIASGRPVGSCILGFDRPRSFGSKERTVLTALAGLIAHAMEKAQRYDTEAALARGLQQALLPRRLSQHARVETAGRYLPGTEGMDVGGDWYDVVESGDGLALVIGDVQGHGVQAAATMGQLRSAVRAFALGDRPPEEVMGGTNHLLIDLDPGQFASCCYVRLDPSTGRARAARAGHLPPLLRHPDGRTEVLELPGGVVLGVDPRAHYPVTELLLEPGAILALYTDGLVERPGHDIDDGIAELRRVLAEAGGAQGRPSEGDPTASAQATGPAGSIGATGSVGGAGRSLADVADRLTAAARRSADRFDDIALLLATRRGRAGPEPPGRV; from the coding sequence ATGACTGGGAGCGCCAGGGACGAGCGGAAGCCGTCCGGACCGCCGCCCGCGCTGCTGACCGGGACTGTCGCGGACGCGCTGCGGACGACGGCCGGGCGCGCGGCGGGCGTCTACCTGCGCTCCCGCAGCTCCGAAATGCTGCGCCTCGCGGTCCTCTCCGGGCTGCCCGGTCAGCTGTTCCGCCCCTGGTGGCGGGTGAACGTGGACCGGCCGTTCCCGGTGGCCGACGTGCACCGGACGGGCGTCCCGGTGGTGCTGGCGAACGCCACCGAGGTGATGCGCCGCTATCCGCAGTTCGCGGCCGGACTGCCCTTCCAGTTCGGTTCGGTGCATGTGCCAGTCGTGGCGGAGGACCAGGCCTTCGGAGTGCTGACCGTGCTGCGGGCGGCGGCGGCCGACGCGGCGGAGGTGCAGGCGGAGGGCGAGCGGCTGTCGGCCGTGGCGGACGCCCTGGGCGCGGACCTGCTGCGGCTGGGCGCCGACGGCGGGACCGTCACCTGGGACGATGCGCCGCTGTGTGTGCGGCCGCCGGCCGCCGGACCGGCGCCGGGGCGCGTCGGACGGCTCTCGTGGACCCCGGCGACCGGCGCGCTGGCCGTGGATGCGCAGGCCTGCGCCCTCCTCGGTCTGCCGCCGGGCGACCTCCCCGGCACGCTGGACGCCCTGACCAGGGCCGTCGACCCGGCGGACGCCCACCGGCTGCCCGACCTGCTGCGCCGGACGGCCCGGGGCCGGCCCCCGCCGCTGCCGATCCAGGTGCGGACCGCCGGGGGCGGCCTGCGGCTGCTGGACCTGTGGCGGGCCACGGACGCGGAGGCCGCGGGCGTCGGCCCGGCCGCCGAGGCCCGGTGGCCCGCCGTCCGCACCGGGGAGGCGCGCGAGCACGGGCGGGCGTCTGCGCCGTCCCGTCGGCCCGAGCGGGCCCGGGCGGCCGGGGAGGCCCGGGAGGCGCCGGAATCCGGCGGGCCCGCCGCGTCGGACGGCGGCGGGGCCTTTGCCTCTCCCGACGCACCGCACCCCGTCGCCGGGGTCGTCCTGGACCCGGGGCCGGGCGCGCTCGCCGACGGGGCCGCCGATCTGCTCCCGGAGGGCGTGTTCTGCCTCGACCGGATGGGCTTCGTCGTCTACGCCAACCCCCGGGCCGGTCACCTCCTGGGCGTGCCGCGGGAGCTGCTGGTCGGTCGGCCGCTGTGGGAGGCCGTGCCGTGGCTGAACCAGCCCACGTACGAGGAGCACCTGCGGGGCGTCCTGCTGTCGCCGGAGCCCGCGCACTTCGACGTGCGGCTGCCCGCCGCGCCCGAAAGGCCCGCGGCGCCTCGGCCGTACGAGGGCGACTGGCTGCGGATGTCGCTGTACCCGGGCGCGGATCTCGTCACCTGCAAGGCCGTCCCGGCCGACCGTGTGCCGCACGACGACGTCCCCGAGGCCGCCGGGCCGGACGGCCCCGCGCCGGACGCCGCCGCCTCGACGGCCCCGCTGTACCGGCCGATCGTGCTGGCCATCGCGCTGACGGAGGCGGTGACCGCCCGGCAGGTGTCGGCGGTGGTCATGCAGGAGCTGCTGCCGGCGTTCGGCGGCCGCCGGCTGGCCATCTACCTGCTTCAGGAGCGGCATCTGTACCTGGCCTGGGAGTCCGGGTTCCCCGAGGGCTTCCTGGCGCCCTTCGAGGGGGTGGCGTTGGACGCCCGGCTGCCGGGCGTGGAGACGCTCACCACGGGCCGGCCGCTCTTCTTCGACTCGATGCAGCAGCTGGCCGACGCCTACCCGGGCATCGAACTCGACGCCGAGGAGGGCGCCCGCGCCTTCCTCCCGCTGATCGCCTCGGGCCGCCCGGTGGGCTCGTGCATCCTCGGCTTCGACCGTCCGCGCAGCTTCGGTTCCAAGGAACGCACGGTGCTGACCGCGCTGGCGGGGCTGATCGCCCACGCGATGGAGAAGGCACAGCGCTACGACACCGAGGCGGCCCTCGCGCGCGGCCTGCAGCAGGCCCTGCTCCCCCGCCGGCTGTCGCAGCACGCGCGCGTGGAGACCGCGGGCCGCTATCTGCCGGGCACCGAGGGCATGGACGTGGGCGGCGACTGGTACGACGTGGTGGAGTCCGGGGACGGGCTGGCCCTGGTCATCGGCGACGTCCAGGGACACGGGGTGCAGGCCGCGGCGACCATGGGGCAACTGCGCAGCGCGGTGCGCGCGTTCGCGCTCGGGGACCGGCCGCCCGAGGAGGTCATGGGCGGCACGAACCACCTTCTCATCGACCTGGACCCGGGCCAGTTCGCGAGCTGTTGCTACGTCCGGCTGGATCCGTCCACGGGTCGGGCCCGGGCGGCCCGCGCCGGGCATCTGCCCCCGCTGCTGCGCCACCCGGACGGCCGGACCGAGGTCCTCGAGCTGCCCGGCGGGGTGGTCCTGGGGGTGGATCCGCGTGCCCACTATCCTGTCACCGAGCTGCTGCTGGAGCCGGGCGCGATCCTCGCCCTCTACACGGACGGGCTGGTCGAGCGGCCCGGACACGACATCGACGACGGCATCGCGGAGCTGCGCAGGGTGTTGGCCGAGGCCGGCGGAGCACAGGGCCGCCCGAGCGAGGGGGACCCCACCGCCTCGGCCCAGGCCACGGGTCCCGCCGGCTCCATCGGTGCTACCGGCTCCGTCGGCGGCGCCGGCCGTTCGCTCGCCGACGTGGCGGACCGGCTGACCGCGGCGGCCCGCCGGTCCGCGGACCGGTTCGACGACATCGCGCTGCTGCTGGCCACCCGGCGGGGCCGGGCCGGGCCGGAGCCGCCGGGCCGGGTCTGA
- a CDS encoding SpoIIE family protein phosphatase/ATP-binding protein, with protein sequence MVRLLGRSDARQARGPRGPLGRRAPESTLGGRSLAVQVFVLQVVIVLLLVVAAVVALLLQVRHDTTQEARNRSLAVAQTFANSPGMVAALSSPDPTAVLQPKAEAARTAADMDFIVVMNTDGIRYTHPKPDRIGKKFVGTLQPALDGGVVVEEVDGTIGRLVQAVVPVKAPDGQVVGLVSSGITTAHVGGNADRQLPLVLGSAALALVLATASTALVSRRLQRQTHGLGPREMTRMYEHHDAVLHAVREGVIIVGGEGDLLLANDEAQRLLDLPPDAERRQVLDLGLDQDTARLLASGRMVTDEVHLVGERLLAINQRPTDLAGGPAGSVATLRDSTELRALSGRAEAARERLDMLYAAGVGIGTSLDVTRTAEELTALAVPRFADFATVDLFDAVLEGEEPQGRGSLRRTAVDGIRKGAPLYAVGDRIRFVDSAPQARSLSTARAVLEARLLRASGWRAQDLERTEQVVEFGIHSLITVPVRAGALILGVVSFWRSERPDPFDADEVALAEELVARAAISIDNARRFTREHGMAVTLQRSLLPRTLPEQNALDIAYRYLPAQAGVGGDWFDVLPLSGARVALVVGDVVGHGLHAAATMGRLRTAVHNFSALDLSPEELLGLLDELVARIDQDEAGDRGNAAVSGATCLYAIYDPVARRCTIARAGHPPPAVVHPDGRVEYADVPAGLPLGLGGLPFETVELELAEGSRLALYTDGLVEDRERDIDTGLEMLRAALERSADGSPEEACQAVLDALLPARQGDDIALIVAHTRALGADRVAEWDVPVDPAAVAEVRSAAMRQLARWDLDELSFATELILSELVTNAIRYGSGPVRVRLLRDRTLICEVSDGSSTSPHLRYAAMTDEGGRGLFLVAQLTERWGTRYTPKGKVIWAEQPLP encoded by the coding sequence ATGGTCCGACTCCTGGGGCGCTCGGATGCCCGTCAGGCCCGTGGTCCCCGGGGCCCGCTGGGCCGGCGTGCTCCCGAGAGCACGCTGGGCGGGCGCAGTCTCGCGGTGCAGGTGTTCGTGCTGCAGGTGGTCATCGTGCTGCTGCTGGTCGTGGCGGCCGTGGTGGCGCTGCTGCTGCAGGTGCGGCACGACACCACACAGGAGGCCCGCAACCGCTCGCTGGCCGTCGCACAGACCTTCGCGAACTCGCCGGGCATGGTGGCGGCGCTGAGCAGCCCGGATCCGACGGCCGTGCTGCAGCCCAAGGCCGAGGCCGCCCGCACGGCCGCCGACATGGACTTCATCGTCGTCATGAACACCGACGGCATCCGTTACACGCATCCCAAGCCGGACCGCATCGGCAAGAAGTTCGTCGGGACCCTCCAACCGGCGCTGGACGGCGGCGTCGTGGTCGAGGAGGTCGACGGGACCATCGGCCGGCTGGTCCAGGCCGTCGTCCCGGTGAAGGCCCCCGACGGGCAGGTGGTCGGGCTGGTGTCGTCCGGCATCACGACCGCGCACGTGGGCGGCAACGCCGACCGGCAGCTGCCGCTCGTCCTCGGCAGCGCCGCTCTGGCCCTGGTGCTGGCCACGGCGAGCACCGCGCTGGTCAGCCGCCGGCTGCAGCGCCAGACGCACGGTCTCGGGCCGCGCGAGATGACCCGGATGTACGAGCACCACGACGCCGTGCTGCACGCCGTGCGGGAGGGCGTGATCATCGTCGGCGGCGAGGGCGATCTGCTGCTCGCCAACGACGAGGCGCAGCGGCTGCTCGACCTGCCCCCGGACGCCGAGCGGCGGCAGGTCCTCGACCTGGGTCTGGACCAGGACACCGCCCGGCTGCTGGCCTCCGGGCGGATGGTCACGGACGAGGTGCACCTGGTCGGGGAACGGCTGCTGGCGATCAACCAGCGGCCCACCGACCTGGCGGGCGGTCCGGCCGGCAGCGTCGCGACCCTGCGCGACTCCACCGAGCTGCGCGCCCTGTCCGGGCGGGCGGAGGCGGCCCGCGAGCGTCTCGACATGCTGTACGCGGCCGGGGTCGGCATCGGGACGAGCCTGGACGTGACCCGGACGGCCGAGGAGCTGACGGCGCTGGCCGTGCCGAGGTTCGCGGACTTCGCGACCGTCGACCTGTTCGACGCCGTCCTGGAGGGCGAGGAGCCTCAGGGGCGGGGATCGCTGCGGCGTACCGCGGTCGACGGGATCCGCAAGGGCGCTCCGCTGTACGCGGTGGGCGATCGGATCCGGTTCGTCGACTCCGCGCCGCAGGCCCGCAGTCTGAGCACCGCACGGGCCGTCCTGGAGGCCCGGCTGCTCCGGGCGTCCGGCTGGCGGGCCCAGGACCTGGAACGGACCGAGCAGGTCGTGGAGTTCGGCATCCACTCACTGATCACGGTGCCGGTCCGGGCCGGAGCGCTGATCCTGGGCGTGGTCAGCTTCTGGCGTTCGGAGCGGCCCGACCCGTTCGATGCGGACGAGGTGGCGCTCGCCGAGGAGCTGGTGGCGCGGGCGGCGATCTCCATCGACAACGCGCGCCGCTTCACCCGCGAGCACGGCATGGCCGTCACGCTGCAGCGGAGTCTGCTGCCCCGTACGCTGCCGGAGCAGAACGCCCTGGACATCGCCTACCGGTATCTGCCCGCGCAGGCCGGTGTGGGGGGCGACTGGTTCGACGTGCTGCCCCTGTCGGGAGCCCGGGTCGCTCTCGTCGTCGGTGACGTGGTGGGGCACGGGCTGCATGCGGCGGCGACCATGGGTCGGCTGCGCACGGCGGTGCACAACTTCTCGGCGCTGGATCTGTCCCCCGAGGAACTGTTGGGTCTGCTCGACGAGTTGGTGGCGCGCATCGACCAGGACGAGGCGGGCGACCGGGGCAACGCGGCCGTCTCCGGGGCGACCTGTCTGTACGCCATCTACGACCCGGTGGCGCGGCGCTGCACGATCGCCCGCGCCGGGCATCCGCCGCCGGCGGTGGTGCATCCCGACGGCCGGGTCGAGTACGCCGACGTGCCGGCGGGGCTCCCGCTCGGACTGGGCGGTCTGCCGTTCGAGACGGTCGAGCTGGAGCTGGCCGAGGGCAGCCGGCTGGCGTTGTACACGGACGGGCTGGTGGAGGACCGGGAGCGGGACATCGACACCGGCCTGGAGATGTTGCGCGCGGCCCTGGAGCGGAGCGCCGACGGTTCGCCGGAGGAGGCCTGCCAGGCGGTCCTGGACGCGCTGCTGCCGGCCCGGCAGGGCGACGACATCGCGCTGATCGTCGCGCACACCCGGGCCCTGGGTGCGGACCGGGTCGCCGAGTGGGACGTGCCGGTGGACCCGGCGGCGGTCGCCGAGGTGCGGTCGGCGGCCATGCGGCAGCTGGCGCGCTGGGACCTCGACGAGCTGTCCTTCGCGACGGAGCTGATCCTCAGCGAGCTGGTCACCAACGCGATCCGTTACGGCAGCGGGCCCGTGCGGGTGCGGCTGCTGCGCGACCGCACGCTGATCTGCGAGGTCTCCGACGGCAGCAGCACCTCGCCGCATCTGCGGTACGCGGCGATGACCGACGAGGGTGGGCGCGGGCTGTTCCTGGTGGCGCAGCTCACCGAGCGCTGGGGCACCCGGTACACGCCCAAGGGCAAGGTCATCTGGGCCGAACAGCCGCTGCCCTGA
- a CDS encoding FAD-dependent oxidoreductase produces the protein MPRPLRVAIVGAGPAGIYAADALLKSAVATDPGVSIDLFERMPAPFGLIRYGVAPDHPRIKGIVTALHQVLDKPQIRLFGNVDYPSDISLDDLRAFYDGVIFSTGATADREMSIPGIDLDGSHGAADFVSWYDGHPDVPRTWPLEAEKIAVLGVGNVALDVARVLAKTADELLPTEIPANVHDGLKANKAREIHVFGRRGPAQAKFSPMELRELDHSPTIEVIVDPEDIDYDDGSIATRRGNKQADMVAKTLENWAIRDVGDRPHKLFLHFFESPTEILGEDGHVVGLRTERTALDGTGNVKGTGQFKDWDVQAVYRAVGYLSEKLPKLPWDLDSGTVPDEGGRVIEESGAHLQSTYVTGWIRRGPVGLIGHTKGDANETVSNLLDDHANGRLHTPDTPEPEAVDAFLAEREVRYTTWEGWHRLDAAEKALGEPQGRERVKIVEREDMLRESGA, from the coding sequence ATGCCCCGCCCCCTGCGGGTAGCCATTGTCGGAGCCGGCCCCGCCGGGATCTACGCCGCCGACGCGCTGCTCAAGTCCGCCGTGGCCACCGACCCGGGTGTCTCCATCGACCTCTTCGAACGCATGCCGGCCCCCTTCGGCCTGATCCGCTACGGCGTCGCCCCCGACCACCCCCGCATCAAGGGCATCGTCACCGCCCTGCACCAGGTCCTCGACAAGCCCCAGATCCGCCTCTTCGGCAACGTCGACTACCCGAGCGACATCAGCCTGGACGACCTGCGCGCCTTCTACGACGGCGTCATCTTCTCCACCGGCGCCACGGCCGACCGGGAGATGTCGATACCGGGCATCGACCTCGACGGCTCCCACGGCGCCGCGGACTTCGTCTCCTGGTACGACGGCCACCCGGACGTACCGCGCACCTGGCCGCTGGAGGCCGAGAAGATCGCGGTCCTCGGCGTCGGCAACGTCGCCCTCGACGTCGCCCGCGTGCTCGCCAAGACGGCGGACGAGCTCCTGCCCACGGAGATCCCGGCCAACGTCCACGACGGCCTCAAGGCCAACAAGGCACGCGAGATCCACGTCTTCGGCCGGCGCGGGCCCGCACAGGCCAAGTTCTCGCCGATGGAACTGCGCGAACTCGACCACTCCCCCACCATCGAGGTCATCGTCGACCCCGAGGACATCGACTACGACGACGGCTCGATCGCGACGCGACGCGGCAACAAGCAGGCCGACATGGTCGCCAAGACGCTCGAGAACTGGGCGATACGCGACGTGGGCGACCGCCCCCACAAACTGTTCCTGCACTTCTTCGAGTCACCGACCGAGATCCTCGGCGAGGACGGCCACGTCGTCGGCCTGCGCACCGAGCGCACCGCCCTCGACGGCACCGGCAACGTCAAGGGCACCGGCCAGTTCAAGGACTGGGACGTCCAGGCCGTCTACCGCGCCGTCGGCTACCTCTCCGAGAAGCTGCCGAAGCTGCCCTGGGACCTCGACTCCGGCACCGTCCCGGACGAGGGCGGCCGGGTCATCGAGGAATCCGGCGCACACCTGCAGTCCACCTACGTCACCGGCTGGATCCGACGCGGCCCGGTCGGCCTCATCGGCCACACCAAGGGCGACGCCAACGAGACCGTGTCCAACCTCCTCGACGACCACGCGAACGGCCGCCTGCACACCCCCGACACACCCGAGCCGGAAGCCGTCGACGCGTTCCTCGCCGAGCGCGAGGTCCGCTACACCACCTGGGAGGGCTGGCACCGACTCGACGCCGCCGAGAAAGCCCTCGGCGAGCCACAGGGCCGCGAACGCGTGAAGATCGTCGAACGCGAGGACATGCTGCGGGAGAGCGGCGCGTAA
- a CDS encoding DUF1152 domain-containing protein — translation MFSLQEPPLFTRLRDARRVLVAGAGGGFDVYAGLPLAFALRAAGKEVHLANLSFADLYGLPSDVWVQPDVAAVGPDLAVRGDYFPERTLARWLDRQGLPATVYAFPRTGVRPLRAAYRALVDHLGGVDAVVLVDGGTDILMRGDEHGLGTPEEDMASLAAVQGLDDVPERLVACLGFGVDAYHGISHSLVLENLAELDRAGAYLGAFSLSQLSPEGSLYLDAVADAHACTPGHPSIVNGSVAAAVRGDFGDVRFTERTKDGELFVNPLMALYFCVDAPGLARGNLYLDRLADTVLMRQISSRIEEFRDELPRLRQPRAYPH, via the coding sequence GTGTTCTCACTCCAGGAGCCTCCCCTCTTCACCCGGCTGCGCGATGCGCGCCGGGTGCTCGTCGCCGGCGCGGGCGGCGGTTTCGACGTGTACGCGGGGCTTCCGCTGGCGTTCGCCCTGCGGGCGGCGGGCAAGGAGGTCCATCTCGCGAACCTCTCGTTCGCCGATCTGTACGGGCTGCCCTCGGACGTGTGGGTGCAGCCCGACGTCGCGGCCGTCGGCCCCGACCTCGCCGTGCGGGGCGACTACTTCCCCGAACGCACACTGGCCCGCTGGCTCGACCGGCAGGGTCTGCCCGCCACGGTGTACGCCTTCCCGCGCACCGGCGTACGGCCGCTGCGCGCCGCCTACCGGGCCCTGGTGGACCACCTGGGCGGGGTGGACGCCGTGGTCCTGGTGGACGGCGGGACCGACATCCTGATGCGCGGCGACGAGCACGGCCTGGGCACGCCCGAGGAGGACATGGCGAGCCTGGCCGCCGTCCAGGGCCTCGACGACGTCCCCGAACGGCTGGTGGCCTGTCTGGGCTTCGGCGTGGACGCCTATCACGGGATCAGCCACTCCCTGGTGCTGGAGAACCTGGCCGAACTCGACCGGGCGGGCGCCTACCTCGGCGCGTTCTCCCTGTCGCAGCTGAGCCCCGAGGGTTCCCTCTACCTCGACGCGGTGGCCGACGCGCACGCCTGCACGCCGGGCCACCCCAGCATCGTCAACGGGTCCGTCGCCGCCGCCGTGCGCGGCGACTTCGGCGACGTCCGGTTCACCGAGCGCACGAAAGACGGCGAGCTGTTCGTCAATCCCCTCATGGCGCTGTACTTCTGCGTCGACGCGCCCGGCCTGGCCCGCGGCAACCTGTACCTGGACCGGCTGGCCGACACCGTCCTGATGCGGCAGATCAGCTCCCGCATAGAGGAGTTCCGCGACGAGCTGCCCCGGTTGCGGCAGCCGCGCGCCTACCCGCACTGA
- a CDS encoding PadR family transcriptional regulator, whose translation MTQAAFFVLTALADQPRHGYGILREIEELSDGEVQLRVGTLYGVLDRLTADGLIVLDREEVQQGRLRRYYRVTDDGVQALAAEADRMAAGAGAARRRIAEGRRAPGTVIPPAPGPGLAGGMA comes from the coding sequence ATGACCCAGGCCGCCTTCTTCGTGCTGACGGCCCTCGCCGACCAGCCGCGGCACGGCTACGGCATCCTGCGGGAGATAGAGGAACTCTCGGACGGCGAGGTGCAGTTGCGGGTGGGCACGCTCTACGGCGTGCTCGACCGGCTCACCGCCGACGGGCTCATCGTCCTGGACCGCGAGGAGGTCCAGCAGGGCAGGCTCAGGCGCTACTACCGCGTCACCGACGACGGCGTCCAGGCCCTCGCGGCGGAGGCCGACCGCATGGCGGCCGGCGCCGGAGCGGCCAGACGCCGCATCGCCGAGGGCCGCCGCGCCCCCGGAACCGTCATCCCGCCGGCCCCCGGGCCCGGACTCGCCGGAGGTATGGCATGA